Proteins encoded in a region of the Oncorhynchus clarkii lewisi isolate Uvic-CL-2024 chromosome 18, UVic_Ocla_1.0, whole genome shotgun sequence genome:
- the LOC139372531 gene encoding histone H2B type 1-A-like — MKVFVSRTTKKPFREQKRKNKAYSTFIYKIRREGGCIPTMDCLLVNGSTCPRRVLVLLVGSEAARLSRLNRRKVITQLEVHTAMARLRQGRKHARQPGA; from the exons ATGAAGGTATTTGTTAGCAGAACAACGAAGAAACCCTTCAGAGAGCAGAAGAGGAAAAACAAGGCCTACTCCACCTTCATCTACAAGATCCGGAGAGAG GGTGGCTGCATCCCCACCATGGACTGTTTATTGGTGAACGGGTCTACCTGCCCACGGAGGGTGCTGGTCCTTCTGGTCGGCTCCGAGGCCGCCCGCCTGTCACGGCTCAACAGGAGGAAAGTCATCACCCAACTAGAGGTCCACACTGCCATGGCACGGCTGAGACAAGGGAGAAAACATGCCAGGCAACCGGGCGCCTGA